One Ostrea edulis chromosome 6, xbOstEdul1.1, whole genome shotgun sequence genomic window, TCTTTAGTACTTTGGGCTGGTCACTAACTCTTCATCCTCTTTAGTACTTTGGGCTGGTCACTAACTCTTTATTCTCTTTAGTACTTTGGGCTGGTCACTAACTCTCTATCCTGTCTAGTACTTTGGCTGACCACTAAACACTGCTGTAGTTTGAGGTAACAATATATAAATGTTCTACTGATGACAGCTGAATCCAGGATTTTTTTTGGCAAAGGTCAAACAGACATTTGTCctttcaatttcaaatactGTAACAGAAAATGTGAATGTATTTAGAGTGCTGATATCATTTGAGGAATGTGCTCAAGCAAAAGAGGCACATGTAAACGTAAACACACAGCACTACAGAGTATGTGGTATGAACTGTGAACGATAGTATCGTTTCACCcgcctatcattaggtcaatttttaaaatctaaatttttaaataaatttttttatgtcaatatatatgtatacatttatatcaattttcattaaagttaatttacccccccccccccccccccccccccccggtgaaACACAGATCCCTTTTTGCAGGTATCATtgtcaaaattgtaatttaGCAATTTAAACCAAAACTTTTGTtgtttcggggggggggggggggagacacATGTTTACAGACCAAAACACAGTGAAAATGTTCATTCTATTATCAATTGCAAATGAGGTTATAGATAGTGAAATGAAACCATTTTTTACTCCATAATATAAAGTAATTGAACAAATTAAATGGTTATTTGTTGATATCAATAAGGATTTAATATATGAGTTGAAAATGTAGGCAGGAATCCAGAGTTAGTGTGCGTAGTTCTTTGATGAAGTGggtaattttctttattttgggACTTACATTCTTTCTACTGTTTATAGCCTGTTGAACCCAGAGCAACTCCATTGCGATATTTTTCCTCATCTCTTGAAGTGATTCATAATTCTGTGGGTATCGAACCTCTGGAACGGAGTCATTAGCAGGAGCTGCAATGAAAAAATAGCAAGATTTATCTCCCTTCAAATACTCTGTATTTTTTTCAGATATCATAAATTTGCTTCTCTTTTTAAATGTGAATAAtcagtatttttataatattgtagacttcaaatatttttcactCACTCTTACATTTACGTAAGTTACAAATAAGCTTTTCATATGCTCACGGCACTAAATGTAACAGAGAGGTAGAAATACAATGGAATAGACCGGGGATTCACACGTGGGGATCCTGAATTTTCTAACcaggtgctctaccaaatgagtatctggccaccggcgattgAACCCATCTGACCACTACCCACATATaaaagtttcaattttcaattcaatataattgtagCATGCCACAATCTTGTACCTGAGATGTTGTGGAAGCTGTCCCACACCGACATTTCATTGGATGAAACACCAGAGGTCCCCACATGTGATGTCATCCCTGGGTTTCCCCTGGGAGATGGAATTCCTTTGGAAGTCTTTATTGCTTTCTTTGATGAGACTGGCTCCTTTAAAGTAGATTCTTTTGTAACTCTGTCAGCAATGTCTATATTTTCTCTCTGCTCTCCTTGTTCATTTGCAGCTGGAGCTGTGTCCAAAAAAGTTTGGTAAGTATCACTTTGCTTTGGTTCCTGAATATTTACCGGCACTTCTAGAATTTTCAGCACTTCCTGATCTTTTGCCTCACTTTCTGTTTGTACGCACTGTTCATTTCTGTGGTTATTTTGACTAGAAGCACTGGGCTCACAAAAACTCGTCTGAGTTTCTACTGTGAGGAAATGTCTGTCAAAGGAATGAATATCTGACTGCAGACCCACTTCACATTGTTCTTCAGATTTTGGTTCAGCTGTCGGCTCACTCTGAACCCGCACAGTCTGTACAGGTGTGAATGTCCTCAGTTTGGTagtttgaattttctctgttgtCTTCTCTAATGCTGGGCTGTTAACCACTTGTCTTCTTTTATTGTCCTTTTTCTGGATGATTGGTTTACACAGATTGTCATGTCTCCATACTGTTTCAGATGAGCTGCTTCTCTCGATTTCTTTGAATATTTCTTCATACATCTCTCTGGTCTCTTTCATCCATTTTCTAACCAACACACCCCTGAACAGCGCCTGGGGGAAAAAAACCAATAGAAAGCGTCAAATATTTTCTGGATTGCTCATGTAATTGGTTCAGCAATAATATACATACACTATAcattataaaaatattacatgtttcGTATGGGGACATGTGAGCATCGAAAAACTATTGTTGACCGAAGCTCCGCCAAATATGTGAATATGAATTCTGCTTATTTTGTGGTTCACTGGTattttatgcttttgtttttgcACATTATGTTAATTCATATGTGGTAGTGATTTcgattttgtttataattttttaatcgTATGCCCATCGGTAGATCTATCTTTTACCAGAGAACGTTTCAATAGGActtattgttgccccatcctacaagttttgaatctgcactatgtcaggaagctttcatgtaaatttgtagattttaaaagattttccctaaatatttgtatgtaaaactttgatcccctaatgagGCCCCATCCTATGCCCGGGagtaatgattttaacaaatttaaatctgcactatgtctggtaactttcatataaatttcagctcttctggcccagtgattcttgagaataagacatttaaatgacccaaccctatttctgcatttttgtgattatctcccctttgatgaGGGCATAGCCCTTCCTTTGAATATacgtgaaagcccttcacccaagaatgccttttgccaagtttggttgaaattggcccagtagttctggagaagaagtcgaaaatgtaaatgtttacagacggatgacggacaacaggcgatcagaaaagctcatttgagctaaaaaaaaacccaacttttgGGTCGGTGCGACTTTCTCAGACTCGGTACGGCGAGgggaaataaacaatattttcattttggacCAACAAGGGGAGGGGTCAaatatgttgtaatttattcaatattaattatattttatgtgaatgctgaaatatttcatcattgtgttaaaAATAGGATTCTGTACAATATTATAGATATTTCTAATTTCCTTTTCTGAAACATGCCATTGCCACATTGTACAAGAGGATTatcatatttctatttttactAGTATATAGGTGCATGTAAAGGaggagggggggagggggggggggggggggggggggggggagagagagttaaaatgagaaaaattctggatccccaggccatcattaaaaatttttttgtttgatgtactccgacccacatttttcaagtcgggtaggtaggtcggtatttttttggttttttttttgaatgtcatgaaaatcagatttacaaaTTTACTGATGTTTGCATTAAACACATAACGCTGCCAGAGAGAATTGAGTttagaacattcattttgtacacattgtatataatacacgtaAATCTTCAATGTCTTCTGAAATTTTCTCAGGACGTTTTTGTATACGTAACGGATTAGGACCTCTACAGTTTTTATTACCACCGATTGATTCTTCTATTTGTGGTTTGACATTCATAATAGTAATCACTTAAACACTTTAATGTGATCCATGAATATCCAAGTGAATTACATGATGACGGCAATTTACAATCAGTTTTAACATTgcccaatataattttaatgctGACTTCCCCGCATCGTTCAATTTCTTGTGACGATCTTGTTCCATTCATGTGTCTCAGTTTAAGAGCAAAGTAAAAGTGCCTTTCACCTATTAAATCAtcataacatttaaataatcccatatcaaaattttatgcctgctttttcagaaatatatatatagaccatCAACTTGAACGCAGACTCGTGGTCCGCCATAATTTTGGTGCACCATCTCAcgtgatttttt contains:
- the LOC125646744 gene encoding uncharacterized protein LOC125646744 isoform X1; the protein is MAEDFTENEYSEREVLKIQALFRGVLVRKWMKETREMYEEIFKEIERSSSSETVWRHDNLCKPIIQKKDNKRRQVVNSPALEKTTEKIQTTKLRTFTPVQTVRVQSEPTAEPKSEEQCEVGLQSDIHSFDRHFLTVETQTSFCEPSASSQNNHRNEQCVQTESEAKDQEVLKILEVPVNIQEPKQSDTYQTFLDTAPAANEQGEQRENIDIADRVTKESTLKEPVSSKKAIKTSKGIPSPRGNPGMTSHVGTSGVSSNEMSVWDSFHNISAPANDSVPEVRYPQNYESLQEMRKNIAMELLWVQQAINSRKNYLKLKGQMSV
- the LOC125646744 gene encoding uncharacterized protein LOC125646744 isoform X2, whose protein sequence is MQGALFRGVLVRKWMKETREMYEEIFKEIERSSSSETVWRHDNLCKPIIQKKDNKRRQVVNSPALEKTTEKIQTTKLRTFTPVQTVRVQSEPTAEPKSEEQCEVGLQSDIHSFDRHFLTVETQTSFCEPSASSQNNHRNEQCVQTESEAKDQEVLKILEVPVNIQEPKQSDTYQTFLDTAPAANEQGEQRENIDIADRVTKESTLKEPVSSKKAIKTSKGIPSPRGNPGMTSHVGTSGVSSNEMSVWDSFHNISAPANDSVPEVRYPQNYESLQEMRKNIAMELLWVQQAINSRKNYLKLKGQMSV